Genomic window (Prevotella melaninogenica ATCC 25845):
TATTAGGATAAACCCTACCTTCAAGGTTAAAGATACCTGGTGTAAAGTCTATCGGTCCAGCCAACTGACGAGTGAAAGGAAGTACACAAAGATGGTAAGGAGGGTTACCACCATTGCCATCCCAAGCATTCCACTCTTGTCCTCTTACACCCTCACTGGCGATAAGGTTTGGATAAGTACGCTGTAAACCGGTTGGCATAGCAGGCTCATGATTAACCACCATAATGTGGTGGCGGGCTGCAGCCTCTATCACCTTGCGATAGTGACGCACACCATATTGAGAGTGCTGGTGCTCCTTATCGTCCATTAGATTATTGACATAACCCGTCTTAACAGCCTTAATGCCCATCTTCTCATAGAGGGAGAATGCCGCTTCCAACTGGTTCTCATAGTTCTTTGCAGCACCACCTGTCTCGTTGTGAGCGATGAGTGAGACACCCTTTGACAGTGCATACTTCTGCAATCCATCAAAGTCATAATCAGGATAAGCCTTTGTGAAGTTGAATTTATCACCTTCCTTACCCCAGTCGTTTTCCCATCCATAGTTCCAACCTTCAACCAATACGCCCTTGAAACCATGCTGTGCAGCAAAGTCGATATAGCGTTTTGTATTCTCGGTTGTAGCACCATGCTTAGGACCTATAGCCCAAGTCGCTGTCTGCATGTGGTAAGACCACCATACACCAACATACTTTCCTGTTGTAATCCATGATGTATCCTTAATCTTACAAGGGTCGTTAAGGTTCAACATGACACGGTTTGTAATCAAACCACCCACCTTATTCTCCACTGACAACATACGCCAAGGACTGACGAAAGGAGCTTTTGCACGTACCAAGTCGCCATTTGACCATGGAACTAACTCAGCCTTCAATCTTACGTTACCATCTTTTGTCTCTACAGGCTTAACATTCAGCGAAGAATAGTCTGTCAGATTTGCCTCGTGAAGCATCATATAAAGGTCTGGTTTCGCCTCGATAGTAACAGGAGTGCATACCTTTCCCTTCTTACTCAAGTGGTCCTTTGTCCACAGTCCCTCATAGTAACCAGCATCATAAGGCAATGTCCATGCCTCTGGATCGCCCTTAAAGCAGAACTCTGTAGCCTCATCTGTAATGACAAAGTCCTTCAACTGCTTTTGCTCTGGGAATACATAACGGAAGCCCATACCATCGTCAAAGACACGGAAGACGATATTCAGCTGTCGCTGCAGTCCTTTCTTCTGTGCCAACTTCATAGTCAACTCGTTATAATGGTTGCGCACATCGACTTCTTCTCCCCATGGTTGGCGCCACATTTCGTCCTTTGTAGCTCTTACAAAAGCCACAACACGGAAGTCACTATCAAGACTTCCATCTTTCAGTTTCATTCCCAAAGCTGAAGGGAGAAGGATTACTTCCCCACCACGACGCAAAGAATAATAAGGTCGTCCAGCATTATCGACACCCACTGTCAGCGTCAGA
Coding sequences:
- a CDS encoding glycoside hydrolase family 97 protein, producing the protein MKTERFKNLFLVLCFALLPMAMMAKQEATVSSPSGNLTLTVGVDNAGRPYYSLRRGGEVILLPSALGMKLKDGSLDSDFRVVAFVRATKDEMWRQPWGEEVDVRNHYNELTMKLAQKKGLQRQLNIVFRVFDDGMGFRYVFPEQKQLKDFVITDEATEFCFKGDPEAWTLPYDAGYYEGLWTKDHLSKKGKVCTPVTIEAKPDLYMMLHEANLTDYSSLNVKPVETKDGNVRLKAELVPWSNGDLVRAKAPFVSPWRMLSVENKVGGLITNRVMLNLNDPCKIKDTSWITTGKYVGVWWSYHMQTATWAIGPKHGATTENTKRYIDFAAQHGFKGVLVEGWNYGWENDWGKEGDKFNFTKAYPDYDFDGLQKYALSKGVSLIAHNETGGAAKNYENQLEAAFSLYEKMGIKAVKTGYVNNLMDDKEHQHSQYGVRHYRKVIEAAARHHIMVVNHEPAMPTGLQRTYPNLIASEGVRGQEWNAWDGNGGNPPYHLCVLPFTRQLAGPIDFTPGIFNLEGRVYPNTHPHTTLAKQLAEYVVIYTPWQMAADEIENYKDQPAFAFIEAMPSNWQKTVIPMAEIGKYIVTARKDRDSENWFVGGMSDENTRDIKLKLDFLSPGTSYKAIIYKDGPDAEYDKNPYSMTIEQQVVNNETVLNLHLAKSGGFAIQLVCLK